A segment of the Streptomyces sp. P9-A2 genome:
GGGCCCCGTCGAGTCGGTGTTCGGCCGCACGGAGGCACTGTGGGGCTGCGCCGCACTGGTCGTCGTGGTCACGGCGGCGGTGCTGTGCGTACCGGACGTACGCAATCTGCGGCGCCGGACGGTGCCCGTCGCCGGGGCGGCCCCGGACCCCGGTGGCAAGGGATCAGCCGATGCCGAACGCCCCGTCGGGGGGCTCGGGTGACGGTACGGCGTCCGCGTCCCGCACCGGCCGCGCCCCGCCGGTGAAGTCCCGCAGGGCCGCGCCGTGCTCGACGCGGGCGGGGAAGGCGTCGGCGGCGGTGCGCCGGACCAGGGCCGCGATGTCGAGGGGACGGTGCGCGGCGGCGAGAACGGCGTTGCCGAAACGGCGCCCGCGCAGCACTCCCGGCTCGGCGATCAGCACCAGCTCCTCGAACACCGTGCCCAGCGTGGCCAGCTGGGAGCGCAGGAAGGCGAAGGGGGCCCCGTCGGCGAGGTTGCCGAGGTAGACGCCGTCGGGACGCAGGACCCGGGCGGCCTGACGGGCGTAAGCGACGGAGGTCAGGTGCGCCGGGACGCGGGAGCCGCCGAAGACGTCGGCGACCAGGACGTCCGCCGAGGCGTCGGGGGCGGCCTCCAGCCAGGCGCGGGCGTCCGCCGCGTGCAACGTGACGTCCGCCCCCTCCGGCAGCGGCAGCTGCTCGGCGACCAGGTCCAGCAGCTCCCGGTCGAACTCGACGACGTCCTGCCGGGAGCCGGGACGGGTCGCGGCCAGGTAGCGGGGCAGGGTGAGCGCCCCGCCGCCGAGGTGCAGCGCGTCCAGCGGGTGCCCCGGCTCGGCCAGGGTGTCCAGCACGTGCCCGAGCCGCCGGATGTACTCGAACTCCAGATGGGCCGGCTCGTCCAGGTCGACGTACGACTGCGGCGCCCCGTCGACCGTCAGCAGCCATGCCCGTTCGCGGTCGACGTCGGGCATCAGCTTCGCGGTGCCGTGGCCTACGGCACGGGTCACGGGTATCGGCTCGTTCACCGGAAATCTCCCCGAAAGCACAGACTCCCCCACATGGCCGGGTAGGCCGATTGTCGTGCGTTGCGAGAGCCGAGCACGCGCAACTCCTTTGTCCTGAAGGGCAACCGGGCAGGTTCCGTCCCGGCTGGTACTGAGAGCGTCGCGCTCGTTCGCTCGCTGAGCGAACGAGCGGCTTGAGCCAGGAATCCCCCTGCTCCAGCCGGGGGAGGGTCCAACGTCCCATTGTGCCGTCGTCGTGCGACTGTCCGGCCGCGCCCGCGGGTGCCCACCCTGTTTCCGGGGGACACCCGCGCGCACTCAGCCGACCGTCGTCACCGTCCCGGCCCCGACGGTCCGTCCGCCCTCACGGATGGCGAAGCCGAGCCCCGGCTCGAGCGGCATCTCGCGCCCCAGTTCCACGGTCACCGTGACCGTGTCGCCGGGGCGCGCGACCGCCGTCTCCCCGAGGTCGACATCACCGACGACGTCCGCGGTGCGGATGTAGAACTGCGGCCGGTAGCCGGTCGACACCGGAGTCGTACGGCCGCCCTCGCGGGCCGACAGCACGTACACCCGCGCCGTGAAACTCCGGCTCGGCACCACACTGCCCGGCGCGGCCACCACGTGCCCGCGTCGCACCGCGTCCCGCGGCACTCCGCGCAGCAGGAGCGCCACGTTGTCCCCGGCCTGCGCCTCCTCCATCGGCTTGCCGAAGGTCTCCAGGCCGGTCACCACCGACTCCGCCCCGGCACCGAGCACCTCGACGCGGTCGCCGACGCGGATCGTGCCGCGCTCCACCGCGCCGGTGACCACGGTGCCCCGGCCGGTGATGGTGAGCACGTTCTCCACCGGCAGCAGGAACGGCGCGTCCACGTACCTCTCGGGCAGGGGCACATAGGTGTCCACCGCGTCGAGCAACGCGTCGATCGACGCCGTCCAGCGCGGGTCGCCCTCCAGTGCCTTCAGCCCCGAGACCCGTACGACGGGTGCGGATTCGCCGCCGTAGCCGTGCGCGGAGAGCAGCTCGCGGATCTCCAGCTCGACCAGGTCGGTCAGTACAGCGTCCTCGCCGTCCTCGGCCGCGTCGGCCTTGTTGAGGGCGACGACGATGTGGTCGACGCCCACCTGCCGGGCGAGCAGCACGTGTTCGGTGGTCTGCGGCATGATCCCGTCGAGCGCGGAGACCACGAGGATCGCCCCGTCGAGCTGCGCGGCGCCGGCGACCATGTTCTTGACGTAGTCGGCGTGGCCGGGCATGTCGACGTGCGCGTAGTGCCGGGTGTCGGTCTCGTACTCGACGTGCGCGATGTTGATGGTGATGCCGCGCGCCGCCTCCTCGGGCGCCCGGTCGATGCGGTCGAACGGCACGAAGCCGGCGGATCCGCGCTCGGCGAGGACCTTGGTGATGGCGGCGGTGAGGGTGGTCTTGCCGTGGTCGACATGGCCCATCGTGCCGATGTTCAGATGCGGTTTGGTGCGGACGTACGTCGTCTTGGACATGGCGGTACCTCGAAGTCTCTCGGTGATGACGCGTGATCGGCCCCGGCGCGGTCGGACGGGCGCGCGGCCGGGACGGGGACCCCGAGGAACCTGCCGACCCTCCCCCTGGGGGGTCCGCCGGACGATCCGGGGAGGGTCAGCTTCGGGCGCCGTCGGCAGCGGCTGCGAGAGTGGCTGCCGCTGCGACTGCGATCGCGGCTGCGAGAACTGCGAGGACACGGACGGCAGCCTTCGGGGCATCCGCGGTGGCGGATGCTGCGAGGAGGAAGGCTGCGGGCCGGAACATGTAGTCGATCCTGACGGGCACGGAGCCCGGCGTCGAACGGTTTTCCGCGGTACGCGGCCGGGCCGTCGTACGCGGTGTGCCGCGCCCTGGGCGTTCCGGCCGCTGTGGCACGTCTGAGACGCACACTACGGCGGCCGGTCACATTCGTCGGTTATTGTCACCGAATGCTCGATGCCACCAACCGCTCTGGGGGCACCGCTACGGCCTCTCCCCGGGCCTCCGCCGCACAGCTCACCGCCACCGCCGTCGTCGTCCCCGCGGCAACACCCATGGCGACGCCCGCGGCGGGCCTCACCGCCCGTTGCGCCAGAATCCTGCTGTCCCCCTGGTCGCGCCTGTCCCTGCTGGTCGCGCTGCTCGCCTCCGCGGCCTCGGCCATGCTGCTCCTGGAGCCGCAGAAACTGCTGACCGACGGCCTGCCGTCGCAACTCGGCGGTGCCGCGGCGGTCGTCGCGTACGCGGTGGCCTACGGGGTGTGCACGGTGGCGTTCGTACCACGCCCGATCCTGAACCTCGCCGCGGGCGCGCTGTTCGGCAGCCAGTTGGGGCTCGGCGCCGCTCTGGGCGGCACGGTGCTCGGTGCCGGGTTCGCGTTCTGCCTCGGGCGGGCGCTCGGCCAGGACGCGCTGCGTCCGCTGCTGCGAGGGCGCTGGCTGAAGGCCGCGGACCAGCAGCTGAGCCGGCACGGCTTCCGCTCGATGCTGGCGGCGCGGCTGTTCCCGGGGGTCCCGTTCGCCGCGTCGAACTACTGCGCCGCCGTCTCCCGGATGGGTCTGCTGCCGTTCCTGCTGGCGACGGGGCTCGGCTCGATCCCGAACACCGCCGCCTACGTCGTCGCCGGTGCCCGCGCCTCCACGCCGACGTCCCCGGCCTTCCTGATCGCGCTGGCCTGCATCACCGTGCCGGGTCTGGTGGGCGCGGTGGTGGCCTGGCGCAAGCGGCACCGGTTGCGGGCCCGGTGATGCCGGGGCGCCGGGCCGACGACCGGCCCGGCGCCCCGGCATCCGGTGTTCATCTTGGGGCGCTACCCTTCCGACGCGGCACGCCTGATCATCGATCACCGCACATGGCGTTTCGGCGTGCCCGCGTCGTCCCCTCCCGCGATCGGCACTTGGACACCACTGCCTCATGTCTTGGTTCGAATCTCTCATCCTCGGACTCGTCCAGGGGCTGACCGAGTTCCTCCCCGTCTCCTCCAGCGCGCATCTGCGGCTGACCGCGGCCTTCTCCGGTTGGGAGGACCCGGGCGCGGCCTT
Coding sequences within it:
- a CDS encoding spermidine synthase, with translation MNEPIPVTRAVGHGTAKLMPDVDRERAWLLTVDGAPQSYVDLDEPAHLEFEYIRRLGHVLDTLAEPGHPLDALHLGGGALTLPRYLAATRPGSRQDVVEFDRELLDLVAEQLPLPEGADVTLHAADARAWLEAAPDASADVLVADVFGGSRVPAHLTSVAYARQAARVLRPDGVYLGNLADGAPFAFLRSQLATLGTVFEELVLIAEPGVLRGRRFGNAVLAAAHRPLDIAALVRRTAADAFPARVEHGAALRDFTGGARPVRDADAVPSPEPPDGAFGIG
- the tuf gene encoding elongation factor Tu, which gives rise to MSKTTYVRTKPHLNIGTMGHVDHGKTTLTAAITKVLAERGSAGFVPFDRIDRAPEEAARGITINIAHVEYETDTRHYAHVDMPGHADYVKNMVAGAAQLDGAILVVSALDGIMPQTTEHVLLARQVGVDHIVVALNKADAAEDGEDAVLTDLVELEIRELLSAHGYGGESAPVVRVSGLKALEGDPRWTASIDALLDAVDTYVPLPERYVDAPFLLPVENVLTITGRGTVVTGAVERGTIRVGDRVEVLGAGAESVVTGLETFGKPMEEAQAGDNVALLLRGVPRDAVRRGHVVAAPGSVVPSRSFTARVYVLSAREGGRTTPVSTGYRPQFYIRTADVVGDVDLGETAVARPGDTVTVTVELGREMPLEPGLGFAIREGGRTVGAGTVTTVG
- a CDS encoding TVP38/TMEM64 family protein, with translation MLDATNRSGGTATASPRASAAQLTATAVVVPAATPMATPAAGLTARCARILLSPWSRLSLLVALLASAASAMLLLEPQKLLTDGLPSQLGGAAAVVAYAVAYGVCTVAFVPRPILNLAAGALFGSQLGLGAALGGTVLGAGFAFCLGRALGQDALRPLLRGRWLKAADQQLSRHGFRSMLAARLFPGVPFAASNYCAAVSRMGLLPFLLATGLGSIPNTAAYVVAGARASTPTSPAFLIALACITVPGLVGAVVAWRKRHRLRAR